Within Anaerotignum faecicola, the genomic segment CACCGGTCCATCTGCTGTTTATCAACCTTCTGACGGACTCGCTTCCGGCCATTGCCATCGGTATGGAACCGGCGGATAAGGATTTGCTGTCTCAGAAGCCGAGAGATCCGAAAGAGGGGATTTTGACAAAGGAATTTATGATGAAGCTGTTCCTGCAGGGCGGTCTTATCGCTGTCTGTACCATGACGGCCTTCCATCTGGGGCTGAATCAGGGCGGCGCTGCGGTTGCCAGTACCATGGCATTCTGTACGCTGACACTGGCGCGTCTGTTCCATGGATTTAACTGCA encodes:
- a CDS encoding cation-translocating P-type ATPase C-terminal domain-containing protein, encoding PVHLLFINLLTDSLPAIAIGMEPADKDLLSQKPRDPKEGILTKEFMMKLFLQGGLIAVCTMTAFHLGLNQGGAAVASTMAFCTLTLARLFHGFNCRSSHSIFRIGFSGNWYSLGAFLAGVVLLSLVMFV